One Bacteroidota bacterium DNA window includes the following coding sequences:
- a CDS encoding type III pantothenate kinase — protein MKLIIDFGNTFIKIAVFRQDIIVKQFQYKNLIVSDISAIVDIYPQIRAVIVSAVINYPEEIKQFLIERFDFIELGVNTPIPIVNKYKSPETLGKDRLAAVVAAAELYPNKNVLVIDAGTCITYDLINEKREYYGGSISPGINMRLKAMHEFTGNLPYIEAKKVDFLIGSNTEESILSGVYNGLINEIDGIIGSYKENYENLTVILGGGDYIYFDKRLKNNIFALPNIVMIGLNVILKFNDSKK, from the coding sequence ATGAAGTTAATTATTGATTTTGGTAATACTTTTATAAAAATTGCAGTTTTTAGGCAAGATATTATTGTTAAACAATTTCAGTATAAAAACTTAATTGTTAGCGATATAAGTGCAATTGTCGATATTTATCCCCAAATTAGGGCTGTAATAGTTTCAGCGGTTATCAATTATCCTGAAGAGATAAAACAATTTTTAATTGAAAGATTTGATTTTATTGAGCTTGGGGTCAATACACCAATCCCAATCGTAAATAAATATAAAAGTCCCGAAACACTTGGGAAAGACCGATTAGCTGCAGTAGTTGCTGCCGCAGAGCTTTATCCCAATAAAAATGTTTTGGTTATCGATGCCGGAACATGTATAACTTATGATTTAATTAATGAGAAAAGGGAATATTATGGTGGATCAATCAGCCCTGGAATAAACATGCGATTAAAAGCGATGCATGAGTTTACAGGCAATCTTCCCTATATTGAAGCTAAAAAAGTTGACTTTCTGATAGGGTCTAATACTGAAGAATCAATCTTATCTGGAGTTTATAACGGATTAATCAACGAAATTGACGGAATAATAGGGTCTTATAAAGAAAATTATGAAAATTTAACAGTTATTTTAGGGGGTGGGGACTATATTTATTTTGATAAAAGACTAAAAAATAACATCTTTGCACTCCCAAATATTGTTATGATTGGGCTAAATGTAATACTAAAATTTAATGATAGTAAAAAATAG
- the rodA gene encoding rod shape-determining protein RodA yields the protein MLVLIGWLSIYSAIYDEAHRGIFDLSQRYGKQLLWIAAAFIIAFAILLIDAKLFSAFSYLLYVIGIILLLAVLVIGTKISGSRSWFQIGGFGLQPSEFAKFTCALVLAKFLSGQNVNLRRFNSLFKVGLIISIPAILILLQPETGSALVFSSLIIVLYREGLSSKFLIFGAFAVILFITTLLLHAYIVIAILSGILILFYLRIRKSKRSILAVLLILLVGSTYILSVDYAFDNILEPHQKKRINVLIGKESDPKGAGYNVNQSKIAIGSGGFFGKGFLKGTQTKFNFVPEQSTDFIFCTVGEEWGLFGSAVLVSLFIWLIIRLIILAERQRSAFSRIYGYGVASILFFHFVVNIGMTIGLAPIIGIPLPFLSYGGSSLWAFTILLFIFIRQDASRLENL from the coding sequence ATGCTGGTACTGATTGGATGGTTGAGTATTTATTCGGCTATTTATGATGAAGCACATCGCGGTATATTTGATCTTTCACAACGTTATGGTAAACAATTGCTTTGGATTGCGGCTGCTTTTATTATTGCCTTTGCAATTTTACTCATCGATGCAAAGTTGTTTTCAGCTTTTTCATACTTATTGTATGTAATTGGGATTATTTTATTATTGGCCGTGCTGGTCATTGGAACAAAAATATCAGGATCAAGATCGTGGTTCCAAATTGGAGGATTTGGACTTCAGCCATCAGAATTTGCAAAATTTACCTGTGCTTTGGTTCTTGCTAAATTTCTGAGTGGTCAAAATGTAAATCTTCGACGATTTAACAGTTTGTTTAAAGTGGGACTGATTATCTCAATTCCTGCAATCCTTATATTACTGCAACCCGAAACAGGTTCAGCTTTGGTTTTTAGCTCCTTAATAATTGTACTTTACAGGGAAGGGCTTTCATCCAAATTTTTAATTTTTGGAGCCTTTGCTGTAATTTTGTTCATCACTACACTACTATTGCATGCATATATTGTCATCGCTATTCTTTCCGGGATTCTCATTTTGTTCTATTTAAGAATCAGAAAGAGCAAAAGAAGTATCTTGGCTGTTTTGTTAATACTTCTGGTTGGCTCAACTTATATTCTAAGTGTCGACTATGCATTTGACAATATTCTAGAACCACATCAAAAAAAGAGGATTAATGTTTTAATAGGAAAGGAATCTGACCCGAAAGGGGCCGGGTACAATGTTAATCAATCAAAAATTGCAATAGGAAGTGGCGGGTTTTTTGGTAAAGGATTTTTAAAAGGTACCCAAACCAAATTTAATTTTGTTCCTGAGCAAAGTACCGATTTTATTTTTTGCACAGTTGGAGAAGAGTGGGGTTTATTCGGAAGTGCTGTTTTAGTAAGCTTATTTATTTGGTTAATTATAAGGTTAATAATTCTTGCCGAGCGACAGCGCTCGGCTTTCAGTAGGATTTATGGTTATGGGGTCGCCTCTATTTTATTTTTTCATTTTGTAGTGAATATCGGAATGACCATTGGGCTTGCACCGATTATAGGAATCCCATTACCTTTCCTGAGTTACGGTGGGTCATCCCTATGGGCATTTACAATACTCCTGTTTATCTTTATCAGGCAAGATGCATCACGGCTTGAAAACCTATAA
- a CDS encoding T9SS type A sorting domain-containing protein, which produces MIKTFRIPIILFLTIIGSFLILNIPNDKNPRDEYEQFLLAEYQKIPQMSEEELKDLPKPTRPDLAAIQNYYMTLDPDLKRVPVERLKTAYLNTESISKLKSSNAFGSDIEWKEVTSNMAGRTRAFMIDPNVISGDKAWTGSVTGGLWVNDNFKSDNSLWRPVDEFWGNLVVSCIISDPQNPNVFYVGTGEAQTAFTIYRESSGVGAGIWKTTDGGLSWAQIPSTDKFKYITDLEIRLENGSSVIYACVTSGVYHGLNHESLPSDGLYRSENNGVSWTQVLPNIVGNNKPYTPADIEIASNGRIYIGSMRNLEDNGGGTILYSDAGTLGSWTIYDEYANIIRNSTTKYNIPGRVILASAPSKPDTVYALLDVAFINPENGFKHSEGRHIIKSVNKGQSWNSVNMPVGGSYYWATIGWHALAAAVDPNDANTIFIGGLDTYKSTNGGSSWVRVSDWTGMYSNLGGRYIHADIHKIMFLNKSSNQMIVATDGGIFYTANATQNQPDFSPKNNNYNSLQFYSCAMDPRAGTNIFVGGLQDNGTVRYAGSPISNNAMIDGGDGAFCFIDQNEPEILITSIYYNRYLFFNNLTRVGTASVNYGSGTFINPSDYDDRLNILYANAITFLGNNPNKLLKITGIPSAPSETMITVTSDVNVPFSHIAVSEHSPTNTTTLFAGTQSGRLFKIKNAQNIPVTTEIGSTNFPTANISCIAIGKSEDTLLVTFSNYGVSSVWQTYNGGQSWNEKEGNLPDMPIRWALYHPYNANKAFLATEVGVWATDQLMQQNPEWVPLDNGLAKVRVDMLQIRNSDQTILAATHGRGLAYTAISQVGIDDSNTTDKTFKVYPNPANDVINVSFEISKAKKLKLMIYDPAGRMVFSEEKFDINGVYTKSIDLTSFPKGVLIINLLIDDKLISKKIIHQ; this is translated from the coding sequence ATGATAAAAACATTCAGAATACCAATAATTTTATTTTTAACGATCATTGGTTCCTTTTTAATTTTAAACATTCCAAATGACAAGAATCCCAGGGATGAATATGAACAATTTCTTTTGGCCGAATATCAGAAAATCCCGCAAATGAGCGAAGAGGAGTTAAAAGATCTCCCGAAGCCGACCAGACCTGATTTGGCAGCCATCCAGAATTATTATATGACCCTTGATCCCGATTTAAAACGGGTTCCTGTTGAAAGGCTCAAAACAGCTTATCTTAATACCGAATCAATCAGTAAACTAAAAAGTTCAAATGCTTTTGGTTCCGACATTGAATGGAAAGAAGTTACTTCAAATATGGCCGGCCGTACTCGTGCTTTTATGATAGATCCAAACGTGATTAGTGGGGACAAAGCATGGACAGGATCAGTAACCGGCGGGCTTTGGGTAAATGATAATTTTAAAAGTGATAATTCGCTCTGGCGCCCCGTTGATGAATTTTGGGGCAATTTGGTTGTTAGTTGCATCATTTCCGATCCTCAGAATCCAAATGTTTTTTATGTTGGCACAGGTGAGGCTCAAACCGCATTTACCATTTATCGCGAATCATCGGGTGTTGGAGCCGGAATATGGAAAACTACTGATGGTGGATTAAGCTGGGCACAAATCCCTTCAACCGATAAATTTAAATACATTACTGATCTTGAAATAAGGCTTGAGAACGGATCAAGTGTAATTTATGCCTGTGTAACTTCAGGGGTTTATCATGGACTAAACCATGAAAGCCTTCCCTCTGATGGTCTTTATCGTTCAGAGAACAATGGTGTTAGCTGGACGCAGGTACTGCCCAATATCGTTGGAAACAATAAGCCTTATACCCCTGCTGATATTGAAATTGCCTCAAACGGTAGAATTTATATAGGAAGCATGCGCAATTTGGAGGATAATGGTGGAGGAACCATCTTATACTCTGATGCAGGTACTCTTGGATCATGGACCATCTATGATGAATATGCCAACATTATCAGAAATTCGACCACCAAATATAATATTCCGGGAAGGGTTATCCTGGCAAGTGCACCTTCAAAACCAGATACTGTTTATGCATTGCTGGATGTCGCTTTTATTAACCCTGAAAATGGATTCAAACATTCAGAAGGAAGGCACATCATAAAATCGGTTAATAAAGGACAATCATGGAACAGTGTTAATATGCCCGTTGGGGGTAGTTATTACTGGGCTACTATCGGATGGCACGCACTTGCAGCAGCAGTTGATCCAAATGATGCCAATACCATTTTTATTGGCGGTCTTGATACCTATAAGTCGACAAATGGAGGTTCAAGTTGGGTTAGGGTATCCGATTGGACCGGAATGTACTCAAATTTAGGTGGTCGTTATATACATGCAGATATTCATAAAATCATGTTCCTGAACAAAAGTTCGAACCAGATGATCGTTGCCACCGATGGAGGCATATTTTATACGGCCAATGCCACCCAAAACCAACCTGATTTTTCGCCAAAGAATAACAATTACAACTCTTTGCAATTCTATTCCTGCGCAATGGACCCCAGGGCAGGAACCAATATTTTTGTTGGTGGTTTGCAGGACAATGGCACGGTGAGATATGCCGGAAGCCCTATTTCAAACAATGCAATGATTGATGGGGGCGACGGTGCCTTTTGTTTTATTGATCAGAATGAGCCTGAAATATTAATAACTTCAATTTATTATAACCGCTATCTGTTTTTTAATAATTTGACTCGCGTTGGAACTGCGAGTGTTAATTACGGTTCAGGAACATTCATTAATCCTTCTGATTATGACGACCGTTTAAATATTCTTTATGCCAATGCAATTACCTTTCTTGGTAACAACCCGAATAAATTACTCAAGATTACGGGTATTCCAAGTGCCCCTTCCGAAACTATGATTACAGTAACTTCTGACGTGAATGTCCCATTTTCACATATTGCAGTGTCAGAACATTCGCCAACCAATACAACAACCCTGTTTGCAGGAACTCAATCAGGAAGATTGTTCAAGATTAAAAATGCACAAAATATTCCAGTCACTACCGAAATTGGGAGTACTAATTTCCCAACAGCAAATATTTCGTGTATTGCTATCGGAAAATCGGAAGACACTTTGTTGGTGACATTTTCAAACTACGGCGTATCATCGGTATGGCAAACCTATAATGGTGGCCAAAGTTGGAACGAAAAAGAAGGCAACTTGCCTGACATGCCAATCAGATGGGCCCTATACCATCCCTACAATGCGAATAAAGCTTTTCTCGCAACAGAAGTCGGTGTTTGGGCAACAGATCAGCTAATGCAACAGAATCCCGAATGGGTTCCGCTGGACAATGGATTAGCCAAAGTAAGGGTTGACATGCTTCAGATTAGAAATTCTGATCAGACTATTTTAGCCGCAACCCATGGAAGGGGGCTGGCTTATACTGCGATATCACAGGTTGGAATTGATGATTCAAATACTACTGACAAAACGTTCAAAGTTTATCCAAATCCAGCTAATGATGTCATAAATGTTTCTTTTGAAATTTCTAAGGCCAAGAAACTCAAGCTTATGATTTATGATCCTGCAGGCCGAATGGTTTTTTCAGAAGAAAAATTTGATATAAATGGGGTTTACACCAAATCTATTGATTTAACATCATTCCCAAAAGGGGTATTGATTATCAATCTGCTTATTGATGATAAACTCATTTCAAAAAAAATAATTCATCAGTAA
- a CDS encoding outer membrane lipoprotein-sorting protein produces the protein MKKLYIIIVIVGFLVSTLQAQDLKEILDNYYKSNGRTKINQIKTMTITGTIFQMGSEFSFKRINTRPDKFYLEADIMGQKFVQAYNGIDGWMIAPWTGSVDPQDIPVNQLKVMKKEADFDGALYNYEAKGIILEYAGIEKVNGADAFKIKATYQDDDVVKIFIGVDSNLIIKTEAILPTMMGTDALTETFLSNYKMIEGTAVAFSIETKSNGQTSAQIKIDHVEYDKKIDNNIFNRPKK, from the coding sequence ATGAAAAAATTATATATAATTATTGTCATCGTTGGCTTTTTAGTGAGTACGTTGCAAGCACAGGATTTAAAGGAGATCCTTGATAATTATTATAAAAGCAATGGTCGGACTAAAATAAATCAAATCAAAACAATGACCATAACTGGTACTATTTTTCAAATGGGTTCTGAATTTAGTTTTAAACGAATAAACACACGACCGGATAAATTTTATCTGGAGGCTGATATAATGGGTCAAAAATTTGTTCAGGCATATAATGGGATTGATGGATGGATGATCGCACCTTGGACCGGCTCAGTTGACCCACAAGATATTCCTGTCAACCAATTGAAGGTCATGAAAAAAGAAGCAGACTTTGATGGTGCTTTATACAATTATGAGGCAAAAGGCATAATTCTTGAATATGCAGGGATTGAAAAAGTTAATGGTGCTGACGCATTTAAGATCAAGGCAACATACCAGGACGACGATGTAGTAAAAATTTTTATTGGGGTAGATTCAAATTTGATTATAAAAACGGAGGCCATCCTTCCTACTATGATGGGCACCGATGCTTTAACCGAAACATTTTTAAGTAATTATAAAATGATTGAAGGAACAGCCGTGGCTTTTAGTATTGAAACAAAATCAAATGGACAGACATCTGCACAGATTAAAATTGATCATGTTGAATATGATAAAAAGATTGACAATAATATTTTTAATCGACCTAAAAAATAA
- the lptC gene encoding LPS export ABC transporter periplasmic protein LptC, with translation MKIIKLSNLLIVKSIVLLIGITMLSSCKNDIREVTALNAGDSIPDLTAKNFVYLRSDAGRIVAKLQSPRMTQFMGENSHMEFPDGFKIEFYNRLMQVESVLTADYGIQYDKRKLIIARKNVVVIDLIANRQLEAEELVWDQRRKKIYSESKIKITTPTQILFGAGFESDENFRGYEVFKGSGDFEIDEGIK, from the coding sequence TTGAAAATCATTAAATTAAGTAATTTATTGATCGTTAAAAGCATTGTTTTGCTGATTGGCATTACAATGCTTTCTTCGTGTAAAAACGACATTAGGGAAGTAACTGCACTCAATGCTGGGGATTCTATTCCTGACCTGACTGCAAAAAATTTTGTGTACCTCAGAAGTGACGCTGGTCGCATTGTTGCAAAACTCCAAAGCCCTAGAATGACCCAATTTATGGGAGAGAATTCCCATATGGAATTCCCCGATGGATTCAAAATAGAATTCTATAACAGATTAATGCAGGTTGAATCTGTCCTGACAGCAGATTACGGAATTCAATATGACAAAAGAAAGTTAATTATAGCGCGGAAAAATGTTGTAGTAATCGATTTAATCGCAAATAGGCAATTGGAGGCCGAAGAATTGGTTTGGGATCAACGAAGAAAAAAAATCTATTCAGAATCGAAAATAAAAATTACTACTCCCACTCAAATATTGTTTGGGGCAGGTTTCGAATCGGATGAAAATTTTAGGGGCTATGAAGTTTTTAAAGGAAGCGGTGACTTTGAAATTGATGAGGGAATAAAATAA
- a CDS encoding hemolysin family protein — MDNWTIVIITIIFSGFFSGIEIAYLSSNRLKIELDKSKGLYNARIIASFATKPSKFIGTLLLGNNIALVLYGIAMANILTPWFIKIYIQPFNTKFFILISQTIIATLIILVTAEFLPKILFRIRPNAILKFFAVPVKVIYVILYPFVFIFIGFSEFVLRKLFRVVFNTEDYSFSPIDLGDYVKEFAQGENDENEISQEIQIFQNAIDFQNIKLRECMSPRTEIIALDESDTVELLRSRFIQTGHSKVLIYRENIDNIIGYTHSYDMFKKPATIREILRSIIIVPETMLANKVLSMMLIENQSVAVVVDEYGGTSGMITIEDIIEEIFGEIEDEHDIEDLIEKQIQSDEFLFSGRLEIDYLNEKYNLSIPTSDEYETLAGYILHHYENIPLINESMKINNFHFKIVQAEKNRIELVYLKISNPDV; from the coding sequence ATGGACAACTGGACGATCGTTATAATAACTATAATCTTTTCTGGATTTTTCTCCGGTATTGAGATTGCTTATTTAAGTTCAAACCGTTTAAAAATAGAATTGGATAAAAGCAAAGGTCTTTATAATGCCCGCATCATTGCTTCATTTGCTACCAAACCATCAAAGTTTATCGGAACCCTTTTGCTTGGGAATAATATAGCTCTTGTCCTATATGGCATTGCCATGGCAAATATTCTAACTCCTTGGTTCATTAAAATCTACATACAGCCATTTAACACTAAATTTTTTATCCTTATAAGCCAAACTATAATCGCCACCTTAATTATACTTGTAACTGCCGAATTTCTGCCAAAGATACTTTTTCGAATCAGGCCAAATGCGATCCTAAAATTCTTCGCTGTACCTGTAAAGGTTATTTATGTCATTCTGTATCCTTTTGTTTTTATCTTTATTGGCTTTTCTGAGTTTGTTTTACGTAAACTTTTTCGTGTAGTTTTTAATACTGAAGACTATAGCTTTAGCCCTATTGACTTAGGTGATTATGTTAAGGAATTTGCCCAAGGTGAAAATGATGAAAATGAGATTTCACAAGAGATTCAAATTTTCCAAAATGCAATTGATTTTCAAAATATAAAACTCAGGGAATGTATGAGCCCCCGAACAGAAATCATTGCCCTGGATGAAAGCGACACTGTTGAACTATTGCGTTCACGATTTATCCAAACTGGTCACTCAAAAGTTTTAATCTATCGCGAAAATATCGACAATATTATTGGATATACCCACTCCTATGATATGTTTAAAAAACCAGCTACTATTCGTGAAATTTTGCGATCAATAATTATCGTTCCTGAAACCATGCTGGCAAATAAAGTTCTCTCAATGATGTTGATTGAAAATCAAAGTGTTGCAGTAGTGGTTGATGAGTATGGTGGCACTTCCGGAATGATAACCATAGAAGATATAATTGAAGAAATTTTTGGTGAAATTGAAGACGAACACGATATCGAAGATCTTATAGAAAAACAGATACAATCTGATGAATTCCTGTTTTCGGGCAGGTTAGAAATTGATTATTTAAATGAAAAATATAATTTATCTATTCCAACTTCTGACGAGTATGAAACCCTTGCAGGATATATTTTACATCATTATGAAAACATACCATTGATTAATGAAAGCATGAAGATTAATAATTTTCATTTCAAAATTGTTCAGGCCGAAAAAAACCGGATCGAACTGGTTTATTTAAAAATTAGCAATCCTGATGTCTAA
- a CDS encoding SurA N-terminal domain-containing protein, with the protein MAVIGKIRKHSGLLVIVIGVALAAFVLGDLSKTRTSNTNTIGEINGEKISYREFNNRLDQNLEYEKQRLGKQSLDANENFNVRQMTWNQFLNDVIMGEEYAKIGLDVSSDELFELVQGANPHRFILQYFGNPNTGEFDRNIVLNFLQNIDNLEPAATTQWLQIEKAIKSDQLTQKFINLVKKGYYVPAEIANFEFKAQNEKVKIELISTSYFEISDSLVSVTEKEIEKYYSEHLADYQQQEEQRDIDYVMFEVKPSVEDRVNTTNQVNTIFQEFKNTTNVMTFVNSVSDRRYDSNYYKKEELPVQLAETLFNVEVGTFAGPYLDNDVYYMAKLMDSQVRADSLSATHVLISYIGAQYAGPEITRTREQAKALADSIYNVVKANKNKINEIAKAISDDPSAKENDGDTGWFPDMGMISSFNNAIMDNALNDIVISETPFGYHVIRVMGKKGFNQKVRVAVIERAIEASGKTYQDTYTEASKFAALATTPEAFENSIIEQGLNKRSVPGLRKMSNYIAGIENPRSIIQWAFNTETTKEIISPIFDLDGKYVVAHISGLHPKGDMALEEVRELVRSQLIKDKKYEYFLSRVNGKTDLNQIASELGKIPQEIELNFASPNVEIYGREPRLVGKVFSMQLGENSSLFKGNNGVYAFSVIETTPAPETALLDFYRNQLVMMLESRLANNSLFQALETNAKIEDSRYLFY; encoded by the coding sequence ATGGCAGTAATTGGTAAAATTAGGAAGCACTCAGGATTATTGGTAATTGTTATTGGAGTTGCATTAGCAGCTTTTGTTTTAGGCGATCTATCAAAAACCAGAACAAGTAATACAAACACCATTGGTGAGATTAATGGCGAAAAAATTTCTTATCGCGAATTTAATAATAGGCTCGATCAGAACCTCGAATACGAAAAGCAACGCTTAGGTAAGCAAAGCCTTGACGCAAATGAAAATTTCAACGTAAGGCAGATGACCTGGAATCAGTTTTTGAATGATGTAATTATGGGCGAAGAGTATGCAAAAATTGGCCTTGACGTATCTTCAGATGAATTATTTGAACTTGTTCAAGGAGCAAATCCTCACCGTTTTATTTTACAGTATTTTGGCAATCCAAATACAGGTGAATTTGATCGAAATATTGTTTTAAATTTCTTGCAAAACATAGATAATCTGGAACCTGCTGCAACAACACAATGGTTGCAAATTGAAAAAGCGATCAAAAGCGATCAACTCACACAAAAATTTATAAACCTTGTAAAAAAAGGATATTATGTTCCTGCTGAAATTGCCAATTTTGAATTTAAGGCTCAGAATGAAAAAGTTAAAATTGAGTTGATTTCAACTTCATATTTTGAAATTTCAGACAGTCTTGTAAGCGTAACTGAAAAAGAAATCGAGAAATACTATTCTGAGCATCTTGCCGATTATCAGCAACAAGAAGAACAACGAGATATTGATTATGTAATGTTTGAGGTTAAACCTTCAGTTGAAGATCGTGTTAATACAACCAATCAGGTGAATACTATTTTTCAAGAGTTTAAAAATACTACCAATGTAATGACCTTTGTTAATTCTGTTTCTGATCGTCGTTATGATAGTAACTATTATAAAAAAGAAGAATTACCTGTTCAATTAGCAGAGACTTTGTTCAATGTAGAAGTTGGAACTTTTGCCGGGCCATACCTTGATAATGACGTATACTATATGGCTAAATTGATGGATTCGCAAGTCAGGGCCGATTCATTGAGTGCCACCCATGTGCTTATATCCTATATCGGGGCTCAATACGCCGGTCCTGAAATCACTCGAACACGTGAACAAGCAAAAGCATTAGCAGATAGTATTTATAATGTTGTAAAAGCGAATAAAAATAAAATTAATGAGATCGCTAAAGCAATATCTGATGATCCTTCGGCCAAAGAAAATGATGGTGACACAGGATGGTTTCCTGATATGGGAATGATTTCCTCATTTAATAATGCAATAATGGATAACGCATTGAACGATATTGTGATCTCAGAAACTCCATTTGGCTATCATGTGATAAGGGTAATGGGTAAGAAGGGTTTTAATCAAAAAGTAAGGGTTGCTGTTATTGAGAGAGCGATTGAAGCAAGCGGAAAAACTTATCAGGATACTTATACTGAAGCAAGTAAATTTGCTGCTTTAGCCACAACTCCAGAAGCATTTGAAAATTCGATTATTGAGCAAGGGCTTAATAAACGCAGTGTTCCGGGATTGCGTAAAATGAGTAATTATATAGCCGGAATTGAAAATCCCAGAAGTATTATCCAGTGGGCTTTTAATACAGAAACTACTAAAGAAATCATTTCACCTATTTTTGATTTAGATGGGAAATATGTGGTTGCTCATATAAGTGGGCTTCATCCAAAAGGAGATATGGCTTTAGAAGAGGTACGTGAATTAGTAAGATCTCAACTTATTAAAGATAAGAAATATGAATACTTTTTAAGTAGAGTAAACGGGAAAACCGATCTGAATCAAATTGCGTCCGAATTAGGAAAAATTCCGCAGGAAATAGAATTGAATTTTGCTTCCCCAAATGTTGAAATATATGGAAGAGAGCCAAGATTAGTCGGTAAAGTTTTCTCGATGCAACTTGGAGAAAATTCATCATTGTTTAAAGGGAATAATGGAGTGTATGCTTTCAGTGTTATTGAAACTACTCCAGCTCCTGAAACTGCATTGCTCGATTTTTATAGAAATCAATTAGTAATGATGTTGGAAAGCAGATTAGCAAACAACTCCCTTTTTCAGGCATTAGAAACCAATGCAAAAATTGAAGATAGCAGATATTTGTTTTACTAA